The proteins below come from a single Xyrauchen texanus isolate HMW12.3.18 chromosome 3, RBS_HiC_50CHRs, whole genome shotgun sequence genomic window:
- the pip5kl1 gene encoding phosphatidylinositol 4-phosphate 5-kinase-like protein 1 yields MSQTEMEMSGASVSRHSRAMKRRRWGGLRQQWKMLGLFEIDQQHEFYSLTCMMKEGLCATMQNTIDNPLPDELSEKDYSLDVTQIHKDFRMETYAGPVFATLRRSLGMTEKEYQQSLSSEGNYLQFISNSKSKADFFLTNDKRFFIKTQSRREVRFLLSNLRIYMEHLEKYPHTLLVKFLGVHRIKIPHQKMKYFIVMHSVFYPEDRITARYDIKGCEVSRWTDPAPEGSQIIVVLKDLNFEGQFIKLDQQRPWLIRQVEIDTAFLQALNVLDYSFLLAHQPLHQDELSQSLSFAALIMRTKKSVNASSSPTHVNTPTVPGVMSEDDSTLLYSELNCATTKCHITETHNGSGGTDNGSLEEEKIEQTSRVGADSADLQLFQTQNRRLLPNLKNPLHVIDGPEQRYFIGIIDIFTVYGFKKRLEHMWKRLRHPRQTFSTVSPPAYCHRLCQWVQNHTK; encoded by the exons ATGAGTCAAACCGAG ATGGAGATGTCAGGGGCAAGTGTGAGTCGACACAGCCGTGCAATGAAGAGGAGACGGTGGGGAGGGCTGAGGCAACAGTGGAAAATGCTGGGTCTGTTTGAGATTGACCAACAGCATGAGTTCTACAGCCTCACCTGTATGATGAAAGAAGGACTGTGTGCCACCATGCAGAACACCATTGACAACCCTTTACCT gATGAACTTTCTGAGAAGGACTACAGTCTTGATGTAACACAAATCCATAAG GACTTCAGGATGGAGACATATGCGGGGCCGGTGTTTGCCACTCTGCGACGCTCCCTTGGGATGACAGAGAAGGAATATCAGCAATCCCTCTCCTCAGAAGGCAACTATCTGCAATTCATCAGCAATTCCAAGAGCAAGGCGGACTTCTTCCTAAC TAATGACAAGAGGTTCTTCATAAAGACACAGAGTAGGAGAGAAGTGCGATTTCTCTTGTCTAACTTGAGAATCTACATGGAACATCTGGAGAAGTATCCACACACTCTGCTTGTCAAATTTTTAG GTGTTCACAGGATAAAAATTCCACATCAGAAGATG AAGTACTTCATTGTGATGCATAGTGTCTTCTACCCAGAAGACAGAATCACTGCTAG GTATGATATTAagggctgtgaggtgagccggtGGACGGACCCAGCCCCTGAAGGCAGCCAAATCATTGTTGTTTTGAAGGATCTCAATTTTGAGGGGCAATTCATTAAGCTTG ATCAGCAGCGTCCATGGCTCATTCGTCAGGTGGAGATTGACACAGCCTTTCTTCAGGCGCTCAATGTGTTGGACTACAGTTTTCTGCTGGCCCATCAGCCGCTCCATCAGGATGAACTCAGCCAGAGTCTCTCTTTCGCAGCGCTCATCATGCGCACCAAAAA GTCAGTAAATGCATCTTCAAGTCCAACACATGTCAATACACCCACTGTTCCAGGGGTGATGTCAGAGGACGACTCCACCCTTCTCTACTCAGAATTAAACTGTGCAACAACAAAGTGTCACATAACAGAAACACACAATGGCAGTGGTGGAACAGACAATGGAAGTCTTGAGGAAGAAAAAATTGAGCAAACTAGCAGGGTGGGAGCAGATTCAGCCGATCTGCAACTGTTCCAGACCCAGAACCGGAGACTGCTTCCTAACTTGAAGAACCCGCTTCATGTCATTGATGGACCAGAGCAGCGTTACTTCATAGGGATAATTGACATATTCACTGTTTATGGTTTCAAAAAGAGGCTTGAACATATGTGGAAGAGACTTAGACACCCACGGCAAACATTCTCCACGGTTAGCCCTCCAGCATACTGTCACAGGCTATGTCAGTGGGTTCAAAACCATaccaaataa